From Candidatus Nitricoxidivorans perseverans, the proteins below share one genomic window:
- a CDS encoding 4Fe-4S dicluster domain-containing protein: MAFNNVVCRSCADACLEGAIRFQPRIMASALPLVDVEKCTGCGDCVAACPASAIKLV; this comes from the coding sequence ATGGCCTTCAACAACGTGGTCTGCCGGAGTTGCGCCGATGCCTGCCTCGAAGGCGCGATCCGCTTCCAGCCGCGCATCATGGCTTCCGCGCTGCCGCTGGTCGATGTGGAGAAATGCACGGGCTGCGGCGACTGCGTCGCCGCCTGCCCGGCATCGGCGATAAAGCTCGTCTAG
- a CDS encoding nitrate reductase cytochrome c-type subunit: MRNKSIKLTLASMTAALVASITLVGGCATTEKMVSARGTDVAAAETGFAVREYTGKKPGLQQPIARTFKEQPPLIPHATDNFDDITLEENQCMSCHGPEKYKEKKAPKLGESHFNGKQVSMARHACTMCHVPQTDAAPLVESTFTGNLPPR; the protein is encoded by the coding sequence ATGAGGAACAAGTCCATCAAGCTTACGCTGGCATCGATGACCGCGGCGCTGGTCGCATCGATCACCCTGGTCGGCGGTTGCGCGACGACCGAGAAGATGGTTTCCGCGCGCGGCACCGATGTCGCCGCCGCCGAAACCGGCTTTGCGGTCAGGGAATACACGGGCAAGAAGCCTGGCCTGCAACAGCCCATTGCACGCACCTTCAAGGAGCAGCCGCCGCTGATCCCGCACGCGACCGACAACTTCGACGACATCACGCTCGAGGAGAATCAGTGCATGAGCTGCCACGGGCCCGAGAAGTACAAGGAGAAGAAGGCGCCGAAGCTGGGCGAGAGCCACTTCAATGGCAAGCAGGTCAGCATGGCCCGCCACGCATGCACCATGTGCCATGTGCCGCAGACGGATGCCGCCCCCCTCGTGGAGAGCACCTTCACCGGCAACCTCCCGCCGCGCTGA
- the napH gene encoding quinol dehydrogenase ferredoxin subunit NapH produces the protein MSAPNRHIGQEAVEAKGWLAAHKWLVLRRISQSTILLLFLAGPWFGLWIVKGNLNYSYTLNFLPLADPYVLLQGVLTGFTPEKNALIGAAIVVAFYFIVGGRVYCSWVCPANLVTDLAAWLRTKLGLRGGAHIGRQTRYWILAMTLALAVGTGTIAWEMINPVSMLHRGLFFGFGMAWAVVLAVFLFDLFVASRGWCGRLCPVGAFYSLLGRWSRLRVSATKREACNDCMDCYAVCPEPAVIRSPLKEGRKGVSPVILSPNCTNCGRCVDVCSKDVFAFGGRSEKSFEAMAGAAAPK, from the coding sequence ATGAGCGCCCCGAACAGGCACATCGGGCAGGAAGCCGTCGAGGCGAAGGGCTGGCTGGCCGCGCACAAGTGGCTCGTCCTGCGCCGCATCTCCCAGTCGACGATCCTGCTGCTGTTCCTGGCCGGTCCCTGGTTCGGGCTGTGGATCGTCAAGGGCAACCTCAACTACAGCTACACGCTGAACTTCCTGCCGCTTGCCGACCCTTATGTGCTGCTCCAGGGCGTGCTGACCGGCTTCACGCCGGAGAAGAACGCGCTGATCGGCGCGGCGATCGTGGTGGCCTTCTACTTCATCGTCGGAGGGCGCGTCTATTGCTCGTGGGTCTGCCCGGCCAATCTCGTGACGGATCTCGCGGCTTGGCTGCGCACGAAACTGGGGCTCAGGGGCGGTGCGCACATCGGACGCCAGACGCGCTACTGGATCCTCGCGATGACCCTGGCGCTGGCCGTCGGCACCGGCACGATCGCGTGGGAGATGATCAATCCGGTCTCCATGCTGCATCGCGGACTGTTCTTCGGCTTCGGCATGGCCTGGGCGGTCGTGCTGGCGGTCTTCCTGTTCGACCTGTTCGTCGCCAGCCGCGGCTGGTGCGGAAGGCTGTGCCCGGTCGGCGCCTTCTACAGCCTGCTCGGCAGATGGAGCCGGCTGCGCGTCTCGGCAACGAAGCGGGAAGCCTGCAACGACTGCATGGACTGTTATGCCGTCTGCCCGGAACCCGCGGTGATCCGCTCGCCGCTCAAGGAAGGCAGGAAAGGCGTCTCGCCGGTGATCCTGTCGCCGAACTGCACCAACTGCGGCCGCTGCGTCGATGTCTGCTCGAAGGACGTATTCGCCTTCGGCGGCCGTTCCGAAAAATCTTTTGAAGCCATGGCCGGCGCTGCCGCGCCGAAGTGA
- the napG gene encoding ferredoxin-type protein NapG, with product METKAKAGTARRQFLLDGARMACGVGLLGLGMGLFVKQAKALPPAAIRPPGAGPETEFLGKCIRCGMCVRDCPPQILRLAKPEEPIATGTPYFVGRTGPCEMCEHIPCVKACPTGALDHKLTDIAKARMGLAVLVDHETCLNFLGLRCDICYRVCPLIDKAITLLPRHNERTGSHTVFEPIVHSDQCTGCGKCEMACILKTAAIKVYPIHLAKGELGDHYRIGWEEKRKAGGSLVAPDAEHQFNLPEGMQYEPGKGLTPAAPPGGAAPPAPGSSPGLPRALQGNKL from the coding sequence ATGGAAACCAAGGCCAAGGCGGGCACTGCCCGCCGGCAGTTCCTCCTCGACGGGGCCCGGATGGCCTGCGGCGTCGGGTTGCTGGGGCTGGGGATGGGGCTATTCGTCAAGCAGGCGAAGGCCCTGCCGCCAGCCGCCATCCGCCCGCCCGGCGCCGGTCCGGAAACCGAATTCCTCGGCAAGTGCATCCGCTGCGGCATGTGCGTGCGCGACTGCCCGCCGCAAATCCTCCGGCTGGCGAAGCCGGAAGAACCCATCGCCACGGGTACGCCCTACTTCGTGGGCCGCACGGGGCCTTGCGAGATGTGCGAGCACATCCCCTGCGTCAAGGCCTGCCCGACCGGGGCGCTCGACCACAAGCTGACGGACATCGCCAAGGCGCGCATGGGTCTGGCGGTGCTGGTGGACCACGAGACCTGCCTCAACTTCCTCGGTCTGCGCTGCGACATCTGCTACCGGGTCTGCCCGCTGATCGACAAGGCCATCACCCTGCTGCCGCGCCACAACGAGCGGACGGGCTCGCACACGGTATTCGAGCCCATCGTCCATTCGGACCAGTGCACCGGCTGCGGCAAGTGCGAGATGGCCTGCATCCTCAAGACCGCCGCGATCAAGGTGTATCCGATCCATCTGGCCAAGGGCGAGCTGGGCGACCACTACCGCATCGGCTGGGAAGAGAAGAGGAAAGCGGGCGGCAGCCTGGTCGCGCCGGATGCCGAGCACCAGTTCAACCTGCCGGAGGGCATGCAGTATGAGCCCGGCAAGGGACTCACTCCCGCAGCGCCGCCGGGTGGCGCCGCGCCGCCTGCGCCCGGATCGTCGCCCGGCCTGCCCAGGGCATTGCAGGGGAACAAGCTATGA
- the napA gene encoding nitrate reductase catalytic subunit NapA, which translates to MKLTRRDFIKANAVAAAAGVAGMAVPGAQALAQAKTDDGVRWDKGVCRYCGTGCGVLVGVKDGKVVATQGDPDAPVNKGLNCVKGYFLSKIMYGKDRLTEPMLRMKDGKFDKNGEFTPISWDAAFDIMAEKVKATMKDPAMGPFGVAMFGSGQWTIWEGYAANKLMKAGFRSNSIDPNARHCMASAVFGFIRTFGADEPMGCYDDIEHADSFVLWGSNMSEMHPILWSRITDRRLTAKHVKINVLTTFSHRSSELADMELVFKPQSDLAILNYICNYIIQNGAVDEAFVKKNVNFVKGVTDIGYGLRPNHPLEQAAGNNGYPGPDGKPKGNPMAAKPITFDEFKAFVSEYTLDKAHEISGVPKDKLEALAKIYADPKTKVTSFWTMGFNQHTRGTWVNNMIYNVHLLVGKISEPGNSPFSLTGQPSACGTARECGTFAHRLPADMVVMNPDHRKKAEEIWNVPAGTISEKIGYHAVAQPRMMKDGKIGFYWQSTNNNMQAGPNINGEIYPGWRNPKAFVVVSDVYPTVSAMSADLILPCAMWMEKEGAFGNAERRGQFWRQQVKAPGECKSDLWQYVEFSKRFKVEEVWPADLIAKKPELKGKTLYDVLYANGQCNKFGKEETAKTNAHAWAGYSNDEAEDFGFYLQKGLFEEYRNFGKGKGKDLGEFDTYHKVRGLRWPVVNGKETLWRYREGYDPYVKAGETLKFYGNPDGKAKIFALPYQPAAEMPDKDFDLWLCTGRVLEHWHTGSMTRRAPELHRAMPDAWVYMHPDDAKARGLQRGDAVKVATRRGDITTRVETKGRNKPPKGLVFVPFFDENRLVNKLTLDATCPISKETDFKKCACKVTKA; encoded by the coding sequence ATGAAACTGACGCGGCGTGATTTCATCAAGGCGAACGCGGTTGCGGCGGCGGCCGGCGTGGCTGGCATGGCGGTTCCGGGCGCCCAGGCGCTCGCACAGGCCAAGACCGACGACGGCGTGCGCTGGGACAAGGGCGTCTGCCGCTACTGCGGAACCGGCTGCGGCGTGCTGGTCGGCGTCAAGGACGGCAAGGTGGTGGCGACCCAGGGCGACCCGGATGCGCCGGTCAACAAGGGCCTGAACTGCGTCAAGGGCTACTTCCTCTCCAAGATCATGTACGGCAAGGATCGCCTGACCGAGCCCATGCTTCGCATGAAGGACGGCAAGTTCGACAAGAACGGCGAGTTCACGCCGATCAGTTGGGACGCGGCCTTCGACATCATGGCCGAAAAGGTCAAGGCGACCATGAAGGATCCCGCCATGGGCCCGTTTGGCGTGGCCATGTTCGGCTCCGGCCAGTGGACGATCTGGGAAGGCTACGCGGCCAACAAGCTGATGAAGGCCGGCTTCCGCTCCAACAGCATCGATCCGAATGCGCGCCACTGCATGGCTTCCGCCGTGTTCGGCTTCATCCGCACCTTCGGCGCCGACGAGCCGATGGGCTGCTACGACGACATCGAGCATGCCGACTCGTTCGTGCTCTGGGGCTCGAATATGTCCGAGATGCACCCGATCCTCTGGTCGCGCATCACCGACCGCCGCCTGACGGCCAAGCACGTCAAGATCAACGTGCTCACCACCTTCAGCCACCGATCCAGCGAGCTGGCGGACATGGAGCTGGTCTTCAAGCCGCAGTCGGATCTCGCGATCCTCAACTACATCTGCAACTACATCATCCAGAACGGTGCGGTGGATGAGGCCTTCGTCAAGAAGAACGTCAACTTCGTCAAGGGTGTCACCGACATCGGCTACGGCCTGCGGCCCAACCATCCGCTCGAGCAGGCGGCCGGCAACAACGGCTATCCCGGCCCCGACGGCAAGCCCAAGGGCAACCCGATGGCCGCCAAGCCGATCACATTCGACGAGTTCAAGGCGTTCGTGTCCGAATACACGCTCGACAAGGCCCACGAAATCTCCGGCGTGCCCAAGGACAAGCTCGAGGCGCTGGCCAAGATATATGCCGACCCGAAGACCAAGGTGACCTCATTCTGGACCATGGGCTTCAACCAGCACACCCGCGGCACCTGGGTCAACAACATGATCTACAACGTGCACCTGCTGGTGGGCAAGATCTCCGAGCCGGGCAACAGCCCGTTCTCGCTGACCGGCCAGCCCTCGGCCTGCGGCACGGCGCGCGAGTGCGGCACCTTCGCGCATCGTCTGCCCGCCGACATGGTCGTGATGAACCCGGACCACCGCAAGAAGGCCGAGGAAATCTGGAACGTGCCGGCCGGCACCATTTCGGAGAAGATCGGCTACCACGCCGTGGCGCAGCCGCGCATGATGAAGGACGGCAAGATCGGTTTCTACTGGCAGTCCACGAACAACAACATGCAGGCCGGCCCGAACATCAACGGCGAGATCTACCCCGGCTGGCGCAATCCGAAGGCCTTCGTCGTGGTGTCCGACGTATACCCGACGGTGTCCGCGATGTCCGCCGACCTGATCCTGCCCTGCGCGATGTGGATGGAGAAGGAGGGCGCATTCGGCAACGCCGAGCGCCGCGGCCAGTTCTGGCGCCAGCAGGTCAAGGCGCCGGGCGAGTGCAAGTCCGACCTCTGGCAGTACGTCGAGTTCTCCAAGCGCTTCAAGGTCGAGGAAGTGTGGCCCGCCGACCTCATCGCCAAGAAGCCGGAACTCAAGGGTAAGACGCTCTACGATGTGCTCTACGCCAACGGCCAGTGCAACAAGTTCGGCAAGGAGGAGACCGCGAAGACCAACGCCCATGCCTGGGCCGGCTACAGCAACGACGAGGCAGAGGACTTCGGCTTCTACCTGCAGAAGGGCCTGTTCGAGGAATACCGCAACTTCGGCAAGGGCAAGGGCAAGGATCTCGGCGAGTTCGACACCTATCACAAGGTGCGCGGCCTGCGCTGGCCGGTGGTCAACGGCAAGGAAACCCTCTGGCGCTACCGCGAAGGCTACGATCCCTACGTCAAGGCCGGCGAGACCCTCAAGTTCTACGGCAACCCGGACGGCAAGGCGAAGATCTTCGCGCTGCCCTACCAGCCGGCCGCCGAGATGCCGGACAAGGACTTCGACCTCTGGCTGTGCACCGGCCGCGTGCTGGAGCACTGGCACACCGGCTCGATGACCCGGCGCGCGCCCGAGCTGCACCGCGCCATGCCGGATGCCTGGGTATACATGCATCCGGACGACGCCAAGGCGCGCGGCCTGCAGCGTGGCGACGCGGTCAAGGTCGCCACCCGCCGCGGCGATATCACCACGCGCGTCGAGACCAAGGGCCGCAACAAGCCGCCGAAGGGGCTGGTCTTCGTGCCGTTCTTCGACGAGAACCGGCTGGTCAACAAGCTCACCCTGGACGCCACCTGCCCGATCTCGAAAGAGACGGACTTCAAGAAGTGCGCGTGCAAGGTGACCAAGGCCTGA
- a CDS encoding chaperone NapD encodes MNISSAIIHARPGAAGAVQSRLAGINGVDIHAVSEEGRIIVTIETDDDRGTADTFEFISQVDGVLSASMVYHQTESDPDKEV; translated from the coding sequence TTGAACATTTCGAGCGCGATCATCCATGCCCGGCCCGGTGCAGCCGGGGCGGTGCAGAGCCGGCTGGCTGGCATCAATGGCGTCGATATCCATGCCGTTTCCGAGGAAGGCCGGATCATCGTCACCATCGAGACCGATGACGACCGCGGAACGGCCGACACCTTCGAATTCATCAGTCAAGTGGACGGTGTCCTGTCGGCGTCCATGGTCTATCACCAAACCGAATCCGATCCAGACAAGGAGGTCTGA
- a CDS encoding c-type cytochrome — translation MIFAGTAVADLKLAQKEGCLGCHSVDKKLVGPAWKDVAAKYKGAAGAEAKLLKKVREGGKGNWGDIIQPPNTTTSDADLKMLVKFVLSQ, via the coding sequence ATGATCTTTGCCGGCACGGCTGTCGCTGATCTCAAACTGGCACAGAAGGAAGGTTGCCTGGGCTGCCATTCCGTCGACAAGAAACTGGTCGGTCCCGCCTGGAAAGACGTCGCCGCCAAGTACAAAGGCGCCGCGGGCGCCGAAGCCAAGCTGCTGAAAAAAGTGCGCGAGGGGGGCAAGGGCAACTGGGGCGACATCATCCAACCGCCCAACACGACCACTTCGGATGCCGACCTGAAGATGCTGGTGAAGTTCGTCCTGTCGCAGTGA
- a CDS encoding bifunctional (p)ppGpp synthetase/guanosine-3',5'-bis(diphosphate) 3'-pyrophosphohydrolase, with protein sequence MELAEDLDRVKGILAAYLKAEDVARIEAAYRFSADAHQGQYRTSGAPYVSHPLAVAETLSGWRLDPQAIMAALLHDVMEDTAITKAQIATRFGKTTAELVDGVSKLDRIENQSYEEAQADNFRKMLLAMARDVRVILIKLADRLHNMRTLDAVRPDKRRRVARETLDIYAPIANRLGLNALSQELQELAFKHLYPMRHRVLVKAVKQARGNRREVVSKILDAIRRRLAEHGIEAEVMGREKHLFSIYRKMRDKHLTFSQVLDIYGFRIVVKDIPICYLALGALHGLYKPVPGKFKDYIAIPKANGYQSLHTTLIGPYGTPAEIQIRTAEMHHVAETGVASHWLYKDEQTLNELQQTTHKWLQSLIDLQSASNDSSEFLEHVKVDLFPGEVYVFTPRGKILPLLRGSTPVDFAYAVHTDIGNRCIACRINFESMPLRTELKNGDRVEIVTAPHASPNPAWLAYVRTGKARAQIRHFLKTRHTEESAVLGERLLVQALRGLDLNLADIDEDVWESFLRECGAKTKKQVLTDIGLGTRLPAIVARGLVSHFDRRDGLGKGGNGGVVERSERKPPGAILIRGTEGVAVNLAKCCRPIPGDPIVGIIRKGQGLVVHTHDCPAIVRLRGERGDWVDVDWEPDIQGAFEVGLRIVAENRRGVLARIAASIAEEDSDIANVSMDDDPGATTALYFTVQVANRAHLARILRAVRRIPEVVRINRIKE encoded by the coding sequence ATGGAACTGGCAGAGGATCTTGATCGCGTCAAAGGGATCCTTGCCGCCTATCTGAAGGCCGAAGACGTCGCCCGGATTGAGGCGGCCTACCGCTTTTCCGCCGACGCGCATCAGGGGCAGTACCGCACCAGCGGCGCCCCCTATGTATCGCATCCCCTCGCGGTCGCCGAGACGTTGTCCGGCTGGCGCCTCGACCCCCAGGCCATCATGGCCGCGCTGCTGCATGACGTGATGGAGGACACCGCCATCACGAAGGCCCAGATCGCCACACGCTTCGGAAAAACGACGGCGGAGCTGGTGGACGGCGTCTCCAAGCTCGACCGCATCGAGAACCAGTCCTACGAAGAAGCGCAGGCCGACAACTTCCGCAAGATGCTGCTGGCCATGGCGCGCGACGTGCGCGTCATCCTGATCAAGCTGGCCGACCGGCTGCACAACATGCGCACGCTGGATGCCGTGCGGCCGGACAAGCGGCGGCGCGTGGCGCGCGAAACCCTGGACATCTACGCGCCGATCGCCAATCGGCTCGGCCTCAATGCCCTTTCCCAGGAACTCCAGGAGCTGGCCTTCAAGCACCTGTACCCGATGCGCCACCGGGTCCTGGTGAAGGCGGTCAAGCAGGCGCGCGGCAACCGGCGCGAAGTGGTGAGCAAGATACTGGACGCCATCCGGCGTCGCCTGGCCGAACATGGCATCGAGGCGGAAGTGATGGGGCGCGAGAAGCACCTGTTCAGCATCTACCGCAAGATGCGCGACAAGCATCTGACCTTTTCCCAGGTGCTCGACATCTATGGTTTCCGTATCGTCGTCAAGGACATTCCGATTTGCTACCTGGCGCTGGGTGCATTACACGGCCTCTACAAACCGGTACCCGGCAAGTTCAAGGATTACATCGCCATTCCCAAGGCCAACGGCTACCAGTCCCTGCACACCACGCTGATCGGCCCCTACGGCACGCCGGCGGAAATCCAGATCCGAACCGCGGAAATGCACCATGTCGCCGAGACCGGCGTCGCTTCGCACTGGCTCTACAAGGATGAGCAGACGCTGAACGAATTGCAGCAGACGACCCACAAGTGGCTGCAATCGCTGATCGACCTGCAATCCGCCTCGAACGATTCGTCCGAATTCCTGGAGCACGTCAAGGTCGACCTTTTCCCCGGCGAGGTTTATGTATTTACGCCGCGCGGCAAGATACTGCCCTTGCTGCGCGGTTCGACGCCGGTGGATTTCGCCTACGCCGTGCATACCGATATCGGCAACCGCTGCATCGCCTGCCGCATCAACTTCGAGTCGATGCCGTTGCGCACGGAACTGAAGAACGGCGATCGCGTCGAGATCGTCACGGCGCCCCACGCCAGCCCGAATCCGGCGTGGCTTGCCTATGTCAGGACCGGCAAGGCGCGCGCGCAGATCCGCCATTTCCTGAAGACCCGGCATACCGAGGAATCGGCGGTCCTCGGCGAGCGGTTGCTGGTCCAGGCCCTGCGCGGCCTCGACCTGAACCTGGCCGATATCGATGAAGACGTCTGGGAAAGCTTCCTGCGGGAGTGCGGCGCCAAAACGAAGAAGCAGGTGCTGACCGATATCGGCCTGGGTACGCGCCTGCCCGCCATCGTCGCCCGCGGCCTGGTTTCGCATTTCGACCGGCGCGACGGGCTTGGCAAGGGAGGCAATGGCGGCGTGGTCGAGCGATCCGAGCGCAAGCCGCCCGGCGCGATCCTGATCCGCGGGACCGAGGGCGTGGCCGTCAACCTCGCCAAGTGCTGCCGGCCGATTCCCGGCGATCCCATCGTCGGCATCATCCGCAAGGGCCAGGGCCTGGTCGTGCATACGCACGATTGCCCGGCGATCGTCCGGCTACGGGGCGAACGCGGCGACTGGGTGGATGTGGACTGGGAACCGGATATCCAGGGAGCCTTCGAGGTCGGCCTGCGCATCGTCGCCGAAAACAGGCGGGGCGTCCTGGCAAGGATCGCCGCCTCCATCGCCGAAGAGGACTCCGACATCGCCAATGTCAGCATGGACGATGACCCCGGTGCCACGACCGCTCTCTATTTCACGGTACAAGTGGCGAATCGTGCCCACCTGGCGCGCATCCTTCGCGCCGTGCGCCGCATCCCGGAAGTGGTGCGCATCAATCGGATAAAGGAGTAA
- the rpoZ gene encoding DNA-directed RNA polymerase subunit omega has product MARVTVDDCIKRIPNRFQLTLAATYRARQIAMGSTPMVEFDRDKPTVLALREIAAGKVGLEVLNRGQA; this is encoded by the coding sequence ATGGCCCGCGTTACCGTCGACGATTGCATCAAGAGAATCCCCAACCGCTTCCAGCTGACCCTGGCCGCCACCTATCGGGCGCGCCAGATCGCCATGGGCAGCACGCCCATGGTCGAATTCGACAGGGACAAGCCGACGGTGCTCGCCCTGCGTGAAATCGCGGCGGGCAAGGTTGGCCTGGAAGTTCTCAACCGCGGCCAGGCCTAG
- the gmk gene encoding guanylate kinase, with product MPPGTLFVVSAPSGAGKSTLVRLLMEHDPLVQHSVSFTTRAPRPGERDGDHYHFIDIATFIAMRGRGEFMEWAEVHGNFYGTSRPWIEEQMRTGHDMLLEIDWQGAQQVRTMFPDAVGIFILPPSIPELERRLRNRGHDPEEVIQRRVAAALGEMRHVGEFDFVIINKDLQVALEDLRAAVRASRLPFARQRVRYPEMFDFLEKN from the coding sequence ATGCCCCCCGGAACACTCTTCGTCGTTTCCGCGCCTTCCGGCGCAGGCAAGTCCACCCTCGTCCGCCTGCTGATGGAGCATGATCCGCTGGTGCAGCATTCCGTCTCCTTCACGACGCGCGCGCCGCGGCCCGGCGAGCGGGACGGCGACCACTACCACTTCATCGACATCGCCACCTTCATCGCCATGCGCGGCCGCGGCGAGTTCATGGAATGGGCGGAAGTGCATGGCAATTTCTACGGCACCTCGCGTCCATGGATCGAGGAGCAGATGCGGACCGGCCACGACATGCTGCTGGAAATCGACTGGCAGGGCGCCCAGCAGGTGCGGACGATGTTTCCGGATGCCGTCGGCATCTTCATCCTGCCGCCCTCGATTCCGGAACTGGAGCGGCGGCTGCGCAATCGCGGCCACGACCCCGAAGAGGTGATCCAGCGCCGGGTGGCGGCGGCCCTGGGCGAAATGCGCCATGTCGGGGAGTTTGATTTTGTTATAATCAACAAAGACTTGCAGGTTGCGCTGGAAGACCTGCGCGCCGCTGTGCGCGCCTCCCGGTTGCCGTTCGCGCGGCAGCGTGTGCGCTACCCCGAGATGTTTGATTTCCTCGAAAAGAATTAA
- a CDS encoding YicC family protein, with product MIQSMTGFAAGDRDIVGATLHLELRSVNSRFLDVTFRCADEVRFLEMPIREQIAARVQRGKVECRLHLLTTRTAAPRELAPNIALVEQLGRLERSVREILPQAAPLSVAEVLRWPDVLGDEAIDPSRMQAECAALMGDVLDEFVASRVREGARLAEMILERVRRMRALLEEVNPMIPQALADYEARLAARLKEAVAGFDEERIRQEIGVFATRIDVAEELSRLATHLDEVERVVTRGGGVGKRLDFLMQELNREANTLASKSVAAEVTAIALDLKLLIEQMREQIQNLE from the coding sequence ATGATCCAGAGCATGACCGGCTTCGCCGCCGGCGACCGCGATATCGTCGGCGCGACGCTCCACCTCGAGCTGAGGAGCGTCAATTCGCGCTTTCTCGACGTAACCTTCCGCTGCGCGGACGAGGTGCGATTCCTCGAGATGCCGATACGCGAGCAGATTGCCGCGCGCGTCCAACGGGGCAAGGTGGAATGCCGCCTGCACCTGCTGACGACGCGGACCGCGGCACCGCGCGAGCTGGCGCCGAACATCGCTCTGGTCGAGCAGCTGGGCCGGCTGGAGCGGTCGGTGCGCGAAATCCTGCCCCAGGCCGCACCCCTTTCCGTGGCCGAAGTGCTGCGCTGGCCGGACGTGCTCGGCGACGAGGCGATCGATCCGTCGCGCATGCAGGCCGAGTGCGCCGCGTTGATGGGCGACGTGCTCGACGAGTTCGTCGCCAGCCGCGTCCGCGAGGGCGCCCGCCTGGCGGAGATGATCCTGGAGCGTGTCCGCCGCATGCGCGCACTTCTGGAGGAAGTGAACCCCATGATTCCGCAGGCGCTGGCCGACTACGAAGCGCGCTTGGCGGCCAGACTCAAGGAAGCGGTGGCCGGCTTCGACGAGGAGCGCATCCGACAGGAGATCGGCGTCTTCGCGACGCGCATCGACGTGGCCGAGGAGCTGTCGCGCCTGGCCACGCATCTCGACGAGGTCGAACGGGTCGTCACCCGGGGCGGCGGCGTCGGCAAGCGCCTCGACTTCCTCATGCAGGAACTCAACCGCGAAGCCAACACCCTGGCCTCGAAATCCGTCGCCGCCGAGGTGACCGCCATCGCGCTCGATCTGAAGCTGCTGATCGAGCAGATGCGCGAACAGATCCAGAATTTGGAATAG
- a CDS encoding serine/threonine protein kinase, giving the protein MPPQQINQPLPPGFQLDGYRIERQLSLGGFSIVYLAYDEEDAPVAIKEYLPNTLALRTEGNIVPIIAEEHRSAFLHGMKCFFEEGRALAHLSHPNVVRVLNFFRANETVYMVMQYERGRTLQEHIRKHKGQIGEAFVRNIFTRLLNGLREVHAQKLLHLDIKPSNIYLRVDGTPVLLDFGAARQALQDDGPTLKPMYTPGFASPEQYKAPDQLGPWSDIYSVGASMYACLAGAAPQAADQRLEKDLLVPATRKWAGRYSTQLLETIDWCMVLDYLERPMSVFALQKVLSERHHAVHEGSWLDTLSHGLRSMMWK; this is encoded by the coding sequence ATGCCCCCCCAGCAGATCAACCAGCCCCTGCCGCCCGGCTTTCAGCTCGATGGTTACCGCATCGAGCGCCAGTTGTCCCTGGGTGGCTTTTCCATCGTTTACCTCGCCTATGACGAGGAAGACGCGCCCGTGGCGATCAAGGAATACCTGCCGAACACCCTCGCCCTGCGCACCGAGGGCAACATCGTGCCAATCATCGCCGAGGAGCACCGGTCCGCCTTCCTCCACGGCATGAAGTGCTTCTTCGAGGAAGGGCGTGCGCTTGCCCATCTCTCCCACCCCAACGTGGTGCGGGTGCTGAATTTTTTCCGTGCCAACGAAACCGTCTACATGGTGATGCAATACGAGCGCGGGCGCACTTTGCAGGAGCACATCCGCAAGCACAAGGGGCAGATCGGGGAGGCTTTCGTGCGCAACATCTTCACGCGGCTGCTCAACGGCCTGCGGGAAGTGCACGCCCAGAAACTGCTGCACCTCGACATTAAGCCCTCGAACATCTACCTGCGCGTCGACGGCACCCCCGTGCTGCTCGACTTCGGCGCCGCCCGCCAAGCCCTCCAGGACGACGGGCCGACGCTCAAGCCCATGTATACCCCGGGCTTCGCTTCGCCCGAGCAATACAAGGCGCCGGACCAGCTCGGCCCCTGGAGCGACATCTATTCCGTCGGCGCCAGTATGTACGCCTGTCTCGCCGGGGCGGCGCCACAGGCGGCCGACCAGCGCCTTGAAAAGGATTTGCTGGTGCCCGCGACGAGGAAATGGGCTGGAAGGTATTCCACGCAGCTTCTTGAAACCATCGACTGGTGCATGGTGCTCGATTACCTCGAGCGTCCGATGAGCGTCTTCGCGCTGCAAAAGGTGCTTTCGGAACGCCATCATGCCGTCCATGAAGGCTCTTGGCTCGACACGCTGAGCCACGGCCTGCGCAGCATGATGTGGAAATAA